In Burkholderiales bacterium, the following proteins share a genomic window:
- a CDS encoding tripartite tricarboxylate transporter substrate binding protein, with translation MAAMKRWWWLLGIGLLATGPALAQKYPDKPIRIIVPFGAGGANDIVVRIVATRMTDALGQQVVVDNRTGAGGLIGTDIAANATPDGYTLLGTATPHVIFPHLQKKMPYDTLKAFAPIMQIGGQPYAITIHPSLGVSSIKELIALAHQQPGKINYASSGNGGAQHMFAALFFHMAKMDMVHVPYKNSGLARADLLGGQVKIGCLGIASVLNQHRAGQLKIIGVTSAKRSRELPDVPSIAEFVPGYDASLWSGFLAPRGTPPAVIERIHRDVSKILQMKDVQDAYERAGTYVVSTDPKTFGDYIAKEYAKWGGVAKAINLKIN, from the coding sequence ATGGCTGCAATGAAGAGGTGGTGGTGGCTGCTGGGCATCGGCCTGCTCGCAACGGGCCCGGCGCTGGCGCAGAAATATCCCGACAAACCCATCCGCATCATCGTGCCGTTCGGTGCGGGCGGTGCGAACGACATCGTCGTGCGCATCGTCGCGACGCGAATGACGGACGCGCTCGGCCAACAGGTCGTCGTCGACAACCGCACCGGCGCCGGCGGTCTCATCGGCACCGACATCGCGGCGAATGCCACACCGGACGGTTATACGCTGCTGGGTACCGCGACGCCGCACGTCATCTTCCCTCACCTCCAGAAGAAGATGCCGTACGACACGCTCAAGGCCTTCGCCCCCATCATGCAGATCGGCGGCCAGCCGTACGCGATCACCATCCATCCGTCGCTCGGCGTGTCCTCGATCAAGGAGCTGATCGCGCTCGCGCACCAGCAGCCGGGCAAGATCAACTACGCGTCCTCGGGCAACGGCGGGGCGCAGCACATGTTCGCCGCGCTGTTCTTCCACATGGCGAAGATGGACATGGTGCACGTCCCGTACAAGAACAGCGGCCTCGCGCGCGCCGACCTGCTCGGCGGGCAGGTGAAGATCGGCTGCCTCGGCATCGCGAGCGTACTCAACCAGCACAGGGCCGGGCAGTTGAAGATCATCGGCGTCACCAGCGCCAAGCGCTCGCGCGAGCTGCCGGACGTGCCCTCCATCGCCGAATTCGTGCCGGGCTACGACGCGTCGCTGTGGAGCGGGTTCCTCGCGCCGCGCGGCACGCCGCCCGCGGTGATCGAGCGCATCCACCGCGACGTGAGCAAGATCCTCCAGATGAAGGACGTGCAGGACGCCTACGAGCGCGCGGGGACGTACGTCGTCAGCACCGACCCGAAGACTTTCGGCGACTACATCGCGAAGGAATACGCGAAGTGGGGCGGCGTCGCGAAGGCGATCAACCTGAAAATCAATTGA